In the genome of Vicia villosa cultivar HV-30 ecotype Madison, WI unplaced genomic scaffold, Vvil1.0 ctg.000351F_1_1, whole genome shotgun sequence, one region contains:
- the LOC131627156 gene encoding ABSCISIC ACID-INSENSITIVE 5-like protein 2 yields the protein MGIQTMGSQGGGDGNGKHSQLQPLVRQSSVYSLTLDEVENQLGDLGKPLSSMNLDELLKNVWTVEVNQSTSSDNEGAAQASEASLQRQASLSLKAALSKKTVDEVWRDIQQKKDSDEKKTQERQTTLGEMTLEDFLVKAGIVAEAPSNKTNTDTTAGMDSNVAVSQFPQSQGQWIPYPQSQPQFQQHLQQSAMGVYMASQGMAQPIHMGVGASMEIPFADSHMALAAPLMGTVSDTQISGMKRSAPEDMVEKTVERRQKRMIKNRESAARSRARKQAYTNELENKVSRLEEENEMLRKRKELETMLPCVPITEPKYQLRRIASSPF from the exons ATGGGGATCCAAACAATGGGGTCTCAAGGAGGTGGTGATGGTAATGGAAAACATTCACAACTCCAACCTCTTGTGCGGCAAAGTTCGGTATACAGTCTCACACTTGATGAAGTTGAAAATCAGTTAGGTGATTTGGGAAAACCGCTAAGTAGTATGAACCTAGACGAGCTTCTTAAAAATGTATGGACTGTTGAGGTGAACCAGTCAACGAGTTCGGACAATGAAGGAGCAGCACAAGCTAGTGAAGCTTCTCTACAACGTCAAGCTAGTCTGTCGTTAAAAGCTGCATTGAGCAAGAAGACTGTGGATGAGGTATGGAGAGATATCCAACAAAAGAAAGACAGCGACGAGAAGAAGACACAGGAGAGACAAACTACTTTAGGAGAGATGACATTGGAGGATTTCTTGGTGAAAGCGGGTATAGTTGCTGAAGCGCCTTCTAATAAAACGAATACCGATACTACCGCTGGAATGGATTCAAATGTAGCAGTATCACAGTTTCCGCAATCGCAAGGTCAGTGGATTCCGTATCCGCAATCGCAACCACAATTTCAGCAGCATCTACAACAAAGTGCAATGGGGGTTTATATGGCTAGCCAGGGTATGGCACAGCCGATACACATGGGGGTTGGTGCGTCGATGGAGATTCCGTTTGCAGATAGTCATATGGCACTGGCTGCACCTCTTATGGGAACTGTGTCGGATACGCAGATTTCCGGAATGAAAAGGAGCGCCCCTGAGGATATGGTGGAAAAAACTGTTGAGAGAAGGCAGAAAAGGATGATCAAGAATCGGGAATCCGCTGCCCGTTCAAGAGCAAGGAAACAG GCTTACACAAATGAATTGGAGAACAAAGTTTCGCGCTTGGAAGAGGAAAACGAAATGCTGAGGAAACGAAAG GAGCTAGAGACTATGTTGCCATGCGTACCGATTACTGAACCTAAATACCAGCTACGCCGAATAGCATCTTCTCCATTCTGA